aaaccattaaattaatacccgaaatgtttaacatttttaatccacaaaaatcacactttaaagcatattttaacctcactatttagatcagcccagaaaattaaaataattaatttaatttcacggaaaaattattttaaaaccgaaacccaacaaactagcaattaaaaccaactaatcaACCATTAAACAACAAGTTTTAATCATCCTAAGCATGTATCTATGGTTCATTCAATATCAGCAAATAAAAGTTAAGATTTGAGCTTTGAAATTCACCTTGATCCAACATGCAAAGATAGATTAACGATCTACGGAAAATGCTCAACGTTTTTCGTTAAGAAACTTTTGTGAGTAAAGTTAAAAATCTAGgacttgtgttttattttttatttgagagcTTTGGCACCCACACAACAATGGAGAATGAATATGTCTagcaaaaatgaagaagaagattaagAAACTTGGGCATCAAGTTTGCTTAtggaaatatctagatattaatttcatgtttcatttatttacaagtttgccattatggcattcttgtaaataaattgaactttaggggcaaaataaactcaagtttctcaaatattcaaaaacattaaatcataacatatgggctgaattaaaatatttttgggcctttaaaataattaaaataattattttgacgatttttagcgtaaaatcgcaaaattcacatttaacacataaaattgccaaaagttaaacttaaggcaaaacacacacaaaatcacattttcacacttataaattcatctcgtgaatttaataactaattttcgaggtcctacttaataaaaattagacacgcgcgaaaataaatactaacaaataatacggggtattacagcaaATAGGTGACATCCACACAGTGGCGGACCCAAAAATTTTATATAAGATTGCAAAATTGTACCAAAAATTTATAAGATGgatactataaaaaaattaaggtggtcagtgctataaattttaaggtTGAAAAACTATACTACTAACGTACATATTCATATTTTTCAGAGATTCGAAAAATAAGGTGAACAAATGCCCACCATAAGCTTTTCCTAGGTCCGTCCTTACATCCACATCATATTCACGTCAACTGAGGCACATGCATTTTCGATCTTGGCCATTTTGATACAATATAATACGATTACTATAATCGACATTTTAAAGGTTGGAATCTAGCGGAAATTTCcattaaacgttcggttttttGAGTTACTAGGCTAATATAAATATAgcatagtatttttttttatgtattatactttattttttaagttttaaaaatattaaattaataggTTTGATCATCTTAAAATTtcctctttttttaatttttttcgtttattttttcacttctcaaaatgttaaattttatctcattttccaattttcacttttaattataGTGATTTGTCCAAATTGGAGTAGGATAAAATTTAACCATGtcgtttatattattttatattgtttcaatTAACATTTTcatcataataaatttaaaaaatgaagtaaTATGAGAagttatttaaactttttttcactataatttaaataaatggctataattgaaagtaaatttgaaaaatgtgctaaaattgaatattttgaaaattgaggctataaaaaacaaaaaaattgagaattttTGGGTTATCAGAACTTATTAATATGAGTTTTTTTCTTGGGATAATTACTTTTTACCCCCTGGCATTAGGTTATAAAGAGACTTTtggcaaaattaaaattaaatttggccCATAAActcatttttctttcaaaaacaaGCCacaaattctttaaaaaaatcaaaaataatttttataataatttataataatttaacaaaccataaaatatttatataattattttaaaatatttttaatgaaaaaaaattaaattaaattattttaaaaagaataaattagatATAACatgattttatttcatttatatttacaaattttatagtAATGACTTGATTTTGaatcatataaatttaaaatttgaaataaaataaaatattgaattcTTAACTTTTAATGagctaaattatattatatttaattaatttttttaataaattaagacatttataaaaatttatggattgataagtaatttaaaattctttaaaaaaaattatttgaaatgtttcaataattttatgaacttttttaaaagaaaaataacttTAAAAGTCAGATTAGactttatttttaacaatcAAATCCTTTGATCAATTCAAATAATGTAGTTAATTAACGAAAGGAGGTAGTCTTTAATTAAccaaacgttagaaaataaacaacttttaaaattcatcAGGAACTAATAATTGTGACCTCATGATAGAAGCAAATAATAAAGCTAATAGGCTGAAAAactactgattttttttaatagcacCCTGACTTTGTAAAACAATTAAgtttatcatattttatatttttaacttttcatagcactctaaattgaaaaaattaaacgattttattactttaagaatgaaaatattcaaaacaaCTAATTTTAAGGGTCATATCATAATTGTTTTTACTTAGAAAAATTCGATCAAgtcctttaacttaaaaaaaatcaaataagacCTATATAAAAGGTTTCAATTTGATGATTTAGGATGCTATTGGAAGTCAAAAATACGATATAAGATAAAATAGATCATTTTATAAGGTCGGGTGCtataaaaagtcaaaaatacgaaatatgataaaattgacgGTATTATAAAATTGGAAAggtattgaaaaaaaatggtaatttttctttttattagcCAAATATTAATTATTCTCATTTTTTTCACACCGAGaagaatataaaatataaaacttatttaacttaaaaaaatcagaaaGAAGTTGAAAAAGATCGGATGAATGGAGTAGAAGATTGTAGAAACAAACGGGAAAAGGATTATTGGACAACAACTCATAGCTCAAGAAAATATGAGAAACCTCCGGAATATTTCTTTAGTATCCATTCTTTATCATTAAATCCCGATCAAATAAGAAACTCCAGAATTCTCTTCTCTGTTATATAAATATGATCGCAAACCCATCATCTTCAATCATCACACAAATAAATCTAACAGCTCTACATCTGTATTTATCCTTCAACTATTAACCCAAATTCAAGAAAATGTCTCTAATTCCAAGTTTCTTTGGCAACCGCAGAACCAACGTCTTCGATCCGTTCTCTCTCGATCTTTGGGACCCTCTCTTCAACTCTGCAAACCTGCCGGCCTCCGCCGGAGAAGTTTCGGCGTTAGCAAATGCGAGAATTGACTGGAAAGAAACAGAAGAGGCTCACATTTTCAAAGCCGACGTGCCTGGTCTCAAGAAAGAAGAAGTCAAAGTTGAAGTTGAAGAAGGTCGAGTTCTTCAGATAAGCGGAGAAAGAAGCAAAGAA
This region of Mercurialis annua linkage group LG1-X, ddMerAnnu1.2, whole genome shotgun sequence genomic DNA includes:
- the LOC126664744 gene encoding 17.4 kDa class I heat shock protein-like — its product is MSLIPSFFGNRRTNVFDPFSLDLWDPLFNSANLPASAGEVSALANARIDWKETEEAHIFKADVPGLKKEEVKVEVEEGRVLQISGERSKEKEEKNDKWHRVERSSGKFMRRFRLPENAKIDEVKASMENGVLTVTVPKAEPEKKPEVKSVQISG